One region of Drosophila kikkawai strain 14028-0561.14 chromosome 2R, DkikHiC1v2, whole genome shotgun sequence genomic DNA includes:
- the LOC138928075 gene encoding uncharacterized protein, giving the protein MNTVQEEHSVDISETVLWTDSKTVLRWIGSTHRRYKQFVGKRVAEILESSKVSQWRWVPTSDNAADDATWSQNKADLSPESRWLSRAAFLKQPASGWPAPERELSVFQMHLMMPRRCPMQHQNVDATIAQNRTRFWVTKMRRVLKEVISSGIECKLQQTRLMPPIMGPFQRIDWKREDGHSNIQDWTIAGYCCPSQREVLFACLTTRAIHLELAHDRSTDSCIIAIRNFVCRSGAVRRLRSDNGKNFVGADREVRRFGGLFQMEQIQRKNIIELVVQSLNEHG; this is encoded by the exons ATGAACACTGTCCAGGAGGAGCACAGTGTGGACATTAGTGAGACGGTGTTATGGACAGACTCGAAAACGGTGCTGAGATGGATCGGCAGCACCCATCGCCGGTACAAGCAGTTTGTTGGCAAGCGAGTGGCGGAGATTTTGGAGTCGTCAAAGGTTTCCCAGTGGCGATGGGTACCTACATCTGATAATGCAGCGGATGATGCGACGTGGTCGCAGAATAAGGCGGACCTTAGCCCGGAATCCCGTTGGCTAAGCCGTGCTGCATTTTTGAAGCAGCCAGCAAGCGGCTGGCCAGCGCCTGAGAGGGAACTGAGCGTGTTCCAGATGCATCTAATGATGCCCAGGAGATGTCCA ATGCAGCATCAAAACGTGGATGCGACGATTGCTCAGAACAGGACGAGATTCTGGGTCACAAAGATGAGACGAGTGCTGAAGGAGGTAATCTCGTCGGGCATCGAATGCAAGTTGCAACAAACGCGGCTGATGCCGCCGATAATGGGACCTTTCCAGAGGATCGATTGGAAGCGGGAGGATGGTCATTCAAATATACAGGATTGGACTATTGCTGGTTACTGTTGCCCGTCACAGAGAGAAGTCTTGTTCGCGTGCTTGACGACAAGGGCGATTCATCTGGAGCTGGCGCATGACCGGTCGACGGATTCCTGCATCATTGCAATCAGGAATTTCGTCTGCCGTAGCGGAGCAGTACGTAGACTGCGCAGCGATAACGGCAAAAACTTTGTGGGAGCTGACAGGGAAGTCAGACGCTTTGGTGGCTTGTTCCAAATGGAGCAGATTCAGA GAAAGAACATAATAGAACTAGTGGTACAATCCCTGAACGAACACGGATAA
- the LOC138928074 gene encoding uncharacterized protein, producing MDIWDCHLGRGGLPKRDRMRTQMSLDGFNVEKKLKRNGQLALEYDRIIKDYVSKGYARKLQPNEVTVKSDNLWYLPHFGVENPNKPGKVRLVFVAAANVGGTSLSSALDKGPQHYKPLPAVLFHFREEAVEVCGDIKEMFHQVLIRPEDRCS from the coding sequence ATGGACATTTGGGATTGCCACTTAGGACGAGGCGGTTTGCCAAAGAGGGACCGTATGCGGACGCAAATGAGCTTGGATGGGTTCAACGTAGAGAAGAAGTTAAAGCGCAACGGGCAGTTGGCGCTGGAATACGATCGGATCATCAAGGATTACGTATCCAAAGGATATGCGAGGAAGCTGCAGCCGAATGAGGTCACGGTGAAGAGCGACAATCTATGGTATTTGCCACATTTTGGTGTCGAAAACCCGAACAAGCCCGGTAAGGTCCGGCTTGTGTTCGTTGCTGCCGCCAATGTTGGAGGAACCTCGCTAAGTTCGGCGCTGGACAAGGGGCCTCAGCACTACAAGCCCTTGCCAGCCGTGCTCTTCCACTTCAGGGAAGAAGCAGTCGAAGTATGCGGTGACATCAAGGAGATGTTCCACCAAGTGCTGATCCGACCCGAGGATCGATGTTCCTAA
- the cta gene encoding guanine nucleotide-binding protein subunit alpha homolog isoform X1: MSRITLTTLAHREGINITDINTSGSDNSKNSDNRTGTLTHLMEGHETRGATGPGEGTASGFISDGADHLRRQSSRLQTSRFACLRSCGNFLTYLVRLRSTPDELEQRYKSKEIDKILEKEKHTFRRQVKLLLLGAGESGKSTFLKQMRIIHGINFEPELLREYRHVIYQNVIRGMQVLLDAREKLNIPWGSDGREQDANDAKLMECYSIEAPRFMEYAPLIHRLWQDRGIRRAYERRREFQICDSVSYFLDGIERLANPNYEPSHKDILHCRKATKGVYEFCVKIQNIPFVFVDVGGQRTQRQKWTRCFDTSVTSIIFLVSSSEFDQVLAEDRKTNRLDESKNIFDTIVNNNTFKGISIILFLNKTDLLEQKVGNPETDIRWYYPQFNGNSHSLMDVQNFILQMFMNVRRTSSPSRIYHHFTTAINTRNINIVFNSVKDTILQRNLNALMLQ; this comes from the exons ATGTCCAGAATCACATTGACCACGTTAGCGCACAGAGAAGGCATCAACATAACCGACATTAACACCAGTGGGAGCGACAATAGTAAAAACAGCGACAATCGGACGGGCACTTTGACGCATCTTATGGAAGGACATGAGACTCGTGGAGCAACGGGTCCAGGTGAAGGAACTGCGTCTGGGTTTATATCTGATGGAGCGGACCACTTGCGACGCCAAAGCAGTCGTTTGCAGACTTCCCGTTTTGCCTGTCTTAGGAGCTGCGGCAACTTTCTTACATATCTGGTACGACTGCGCAGTACTCCTGACGAACTCGAACAACGTTATAAGTCTAAAGAGATCGATAAAATCTTGGAGAAGGAAAAACATACGTTTCGACGTCAG GTCAAACTGCTCCTCCTAGGCGCTGGGGAATCCGGAAAATCGACATTTCTCAAACAAATGCGTATCATTCATGGCATAAATTTTGAACCGGAGTTGCTACGTGAATATCGACATGTGATATACCAAAATGTTATTAGGG GTATGCAAGTCTTGCTGGACGCTCGGGAAAAGCTCAACATACCGTGGGGAAGCGACGGCCGCGAGCAGGATGCTAATGACGCTAAATTAATGGAATGTTATTCAATAGAGGCGCCTAGATTTATGGAATACGCTCCATTAATACACCGACTGTGGCAAGATCGGGGCATTAGAAGAGCATATGAGAGAAGGCGTGAATTTCAAAtt TGCGATTCTGTTAGCTATTTTCTAGACGGCATTGAAAGGCTGGCCAACCCAAATTATGAACCCTCGCACAAAGATATTTTACACTGTCGCAAAGCAACTAAAGGTGTTTATGAATTTTGTGTGAAAATACAG AACATtccatttgtatttgttgaTGTGGGTGGACAGCGAACTCAGCGACAAAAGTGGACTAGATGTTTTGATACTTCTGTGACGTCGATTATATTTTTGGTATCTAGTTCAGAGTTTGATCAGGTGCTTGCGGAAGACAg AAAAACAAATCGCTTAGATGAATCAAAGAATATTTTCGATACTATTGTGAACAATAACACATTCAAGGGAAtttcaattatattatttttgaataagaCCGATTTGCTTGAACAGAAAGTCGGTAATCCTGAGACTGATATTCGCTGGTATTATCCGCAATTTAATGGAAATTCTCACTCGCTTATGGATGTCCAAAACTTTATATTGCAAATGTTCATGAACGTTCGCCGCACCAGCAGCCCCAGTAGGATCTACCATCATTTTACCACTGCCATTAATACGCGCAATATTAATATTGTGTTTAATTCTGTAAAGGATACGATATTGCAGCGTAATTTAAATGCTCTTATGTTGCAGTAG
- the cta gene encoding guanine nucleotide-binding protein subunit alpha homolog isoform X2 — protein MSRITLTTLAHREGINITDINTSGSDNSKNSDNRTGTLTHLMEGHETRGATGPGEGTASGFISDGADHLRRQSSRLQTSRFACLRSCGNFLTYLVRLRSTPDELEQRYKSKEIDKILEKEKHTFRRQVKLLLLGAGESGKSTFLKQMRIIHGINFEPELLREYRHVIYQNVIRGMQVLLDAREKLNIPWGSDGREQDANDAKLMECYSIEAPRFMEYAPLIHRLWQDRGIRRAYERRREFQITALKGWPTQIMNPRTKIFYTVAKQLKVFMNFV, from the exons ATGTCCAGAATCACATTGACCACGTTAGCGCACAGAGAAGGCATCAACATAACCGACATTAACACCAGTGGGAGCGACAATAGTAAAAACAGCGACAATCGGACGGGCACTTTGACGCATCTTATGGAAGGACATGAGACTCGTGGAGCAACGGGTCCAGGTGAAGGAACTGCGTCTGGGTTTATATCTGATGGAGCGGACCACTTGCGACGCCAAAGCAGTCGTTTGCAGACTTCCCGTTTTGCCTGTCTTAGGAGCTGCGGCAACTTTCTTACATATCTGGTACGACTGCGCAGTACTCCTGACGAACTCGAACAACGTTATAAGTCTAAAGAGATCGATAAAATCTTGGAGAAGGAAAAACATACGTTTCGACGTCAG GTCAAACTGCTCCTCCTAGGCGCTGGGGAATCCGGAAAATCGACATTTCTCAAACAAATGCGTATCATTCATGGCATAAATTTTGAACCGGAGTTGCTACGTGAATATCGACATGTGATATACCAAAATGTTATTAGGG GTATGCAAGTCTTGCTGGACGCTCGGGAAAAGCTCAACATACCGTGGGGAAGCGACGGCCGCGAGCAGGATGCTAATGACGCTAAATTAATGGAATGTTATTCAATAGAGGCGCCTAGATTTATGGAATACGCTCCATTAATACACCGACTGTGGCAAGATCGGGGCATTAGAAGAGCATATGAGAGAAGGCGTGAATTTCAAAtt ACGGCATTGAAAGGCTGGCCAACCCAAATTATGAACCCTCGCACAAAGATATTTTACACTGTCGCAAAGCAACTAAAGGTGTTTATGAATTTTGTGTGA
- the Haspin gene encoding serine/threonine-protein kinase haspin homolog isoform X2 — protein MMDEASQTEWIDSFDKLLNIRPQLRELNIIKNAVRVSFNIDSSVETSIKAIEIKDSSKAQQNYFDSADCSRKTYDQNNLISTPCTKRLASELFNCRLSPITGIKLEGFEFNTTKKKKEMESEVKNKIRFEILPYNVGRDIHEINISCEKSIVLLPPFALQPGKWRKSLNSLRTSRLIEPTINKWGTIKARQSRSQVNGRMSVRLTDLNEIDCDHQQEVLKHCDQFKPLSFHATYPSTRMTNPVKVGEGAYGEVFRCTNSSNNNSEHNVDIVLKIIPIEGSIEINGEKQKTFAEILPEIIITKKMSSLQANAINSTAGFVNIHKLHLIPCALFYQLKYIDHTS, from the exons ATGATGGATGAGGCTTCTCAAACTGAATGGATAGACTCTTTtgataaattgttaaatatcaGGCC GCAACTACGTGAACtcaacataattaaaaatgctgtAAGAGTATCATTCAACATTGACTCAAGTGTAGAAACCAGTATAAAGGCTATAGAAATAAAAGATTCATCCAAAGCTCAgcaaaattattttgattccgccgattgttcAAGAAAAACCTATGATCAGAACAATTTAATATCAACTCCATGCACCAAACGGTTAGCTTCCGAATTATTTAATTGCAGACTGTCTCCTATAACTGGCATAAAACTTGAAGGATTTGAATTTAATActaccaagaaaaaaaaagaaatggaatcagaagttaaaaacaaaattcgatttgaaattttacCTTACAATGTTGGTCGAGATATTCATGAAATTAATATCAGTTGTGAAAAAAGTATAGTGCTTTTACCTCCTTTTGCTTTACAGCCAGGAAAGTGGCGGAAATCATTAAATAGCTTGCGCACGTCTCGACTGATTGAACCAACCATAAACAAATGGGGAACCATTAAAGCCAGACAGTCAAGATCTCAAGTAAACGGCCGTATGTCTGTACGTCTTActgatttaaatgaaattgattGTGATCATCAACAAGAAGTTTTAAAACATTGTGATCAGTTCAAGCCGCTTTCATTTCATGCTACATATCCATCAACACGGATGACGAACCCAGTTAAAGTAGGCGAAGGTGCTTACGGTGAGGTTTTTAGGTGCACCAATTCTTCCAACAATAATAGCGAACATAACGTCGACATTGTTCTAAAGATAATACCTATAGAAGGatcaattgaaattaatggaGAGAAGCAAAAAACATTTGCGGAAATTTTGCCTGAAATAATCATTACTAAAAAAATGTCCAGCCTTCAAGCCAATGCAATAAACTCCACTGCCGGATTTGTAAATATACACAAG CTGCACTTAATCCCTTGCGCCCTCTTTTATCAACTGAAGTACATTG